A genomic region of Pyrus communis chromosome 14, drPyrComm1.1, whole genome shotgun sequence contains the following coding sequences:
- the LOC137715433 gene encoding protein ULTRAPETALA 2-like yields the protein MFTDEDIKPVENLYGLERGPNYIEVVCGCTSKKYGDSVGKLRISSAGQFSITCQCLSPSCNEVGVLQERGKLTPEEFEKHSKEGGPRKWKSNIWVTMDEDGQKVPLWKTGLMKFYRHASNEGQLGSTIRRRWNIHRDELLRCFKCKKERRFRLRTKEECRAFHNASRNRRWKCADHPYDKIKCGDEEERETRKSCRSCPRVSACQGCTSCVCLGCLNCRYSDCNCRTCVDFMHNAKP from the exons ATGTTCACGGACGAAGATATTAAACCAGTCGAGAACTTATATGGACTTGAGCGAGGTCCAAATTATATTGAAGTCGTTTGTGGCTGTACGAGCAAGAAGTACGGCGATTCTGTTGGAAAGCTGAGAATTTCCTCCGCAGGACAGTTTTCGATTACTTGCCAATGTCTGTCACCATCTTGCAACGAAG TCGGGGTCTTACAAGAGAGGGGGAAGTTGACACCAGAGGAATTCGAGAAGCATTCTAAAGAAGGGGGACCCAGAAAATGGAAGAGCAACATCTGGGTTACAATGGATGAAGATGGTCAGAAAGTACCACTGTGGAAAACTGGGCTGATGAAATTCTACAGACATGCCTCAAACGAAGGCCAGTTAGGTTCTACCATTCGGCGACGATGGAACATTCACAGGGATGAACTGCTGCGCTGCTTCAAGTGCAAGAAAGAACGCAGGTTTCGCCTGCGGACTAAAGAAGAGTGCAGAGCCTTCCATAACGCCTCAAGGAATAGGAGGTGGAAATGTGCTGATCATCCCTATGACAA AATAAAGTGTGGTGATGAGGAAGAGCGTGAAACTCGGAAGAGCTGTAGGAGTTGCCCTCGAGTTTCGGCATGCCAGGGTTGCACCTCGTGCGTGTGTTTAGGGTGTCTCAATTGCCGCTACTCGGACTGCAACTGCCGCACCTGTGTTGATTTCATGCACAACGCCAAACCCTAA